The stretch of DNA TCATTTCCTCtgtgagaaataataattatctcAAAATGAGAGTGACTAGATTTAACTACTGTATTGCCTTATTCcttgaatatatatgtatatatatatatatatatacatattatatattttaaggaaTATTTAATCAAATATGTGAGAAAAATGTCTTCGACAATTCCAAGTCCTCAATTGACTATTACAACCAACATGAACTCCAATATATAAATGTTTAGTGAAATGTTTTAGTTAGGaagacattttataaaattaagtttacaaattaatatatttttttatagtaaatcagattgtaaaattatttttttaataaaattatttttataatttattttttatagcagTAGTACTTCTCAAAcgaataaaaagaattattgttTATGGAATCTCTCTTAACCAAAATTCCTCTTACATCCTCATTAGTTTGGCTaaatgcatctttaaaatttaatcaatatcatatttttttacatttacctatttcatttaaattcaatctctaaattggattagccatttactctctatatttggtgaatcaattgtggttATCTATATTTGACCAATCAGTGTATCAGAAATTCAAATTGTTTCGGAGATGCCTAATCTATTGTGGAGTTTTTTTggtacaaattatctaaattttagtcatCTTTCAATTTTGATCAAGTCAATGAAGATTAACAAGTGTCATTTTCCAGAGCcgaaatttattaataaatatttataaaaaattatgcataCATAGGTAATGTCCCACTCAAATCTGAAATATATTTCTGTTCATGTACGCGAGCAAAGTGCTATAATGTAACGAGACGTGTAGATTCGCGTTCATTACTCTTTGTTTATTGATGTATTACTATTTTGTCACTTTCATTTATATAAACCATTCCTcgtatgattttttaaaatataatttagacaATGGAAATCTTcaaaaattcttaaacaaattttGAGATgcgtttttttattaaatttttattaaagtggatagaaaaaaaattcagagtaattctaattttattctGAAGTTTATGATCATaattatgagtaatattacatataattataaaaaatatatatttttaaaaaagaataagactCATTagtacaaaattattattattatttttatataaatcttatatttattaatttttttaaaaaaggttgAACAATACTTGCAGATTTCACaagcaaatatcatttttttatttattctttgctaaaaaaaaaagaaatgatattaaggtgagtttggatgttgaagtgagttgaattgagatgataaaatattattagaatattattatttattattattttagaatttgaaaaagtgaattatttattatattttatgttagaatttaaaaaaattataatgatgaattgagatgagttgagataagctCAACTTCTAAACGAAGccttacagtcgtgagtgtgcaagtattatgcagtcgttttaaaaaaaatgaataaatatgtgatttatataaaaaaaaatttaattttttaataataaattttattattttttaaaacgactgtacgacATTTGTGCATTCTACCATTATACGTTgaattacttaaaaataaaatccaaacgGATTCGGAATTCGGCGCGTAATTTGGGTTTTTCAGAACCAGGAGAAATGGAGGGGCAATTgggtcttttaaaaaaagagcaGAGACCTGGCTCAATCATGGTCAGAATTCAAGCAAGcagccccccccccctctctctctctctctctctctctctctccgacgCGTCTCAGAAAAGCAAAcaaattcaagagaaaaaaaagagaagaaaaagcaaaagaaaagagcGTTGGAATTGTTGAATCTTCTATAATCTCTCTGTACtactatattttctttcttcggGACGGAGTTCATTTCCTCGGCCCCAGAACGATCTTTTTCTTCCGGCGAGGATTTCCCAGAAGTGAAGCAGTTTCCTCCGTTACtgcaatttaactttttcatttctcGATATCCTTGTTGTAGCTTCGGACTCGGATTACTCAAGCTTGCTTCCAGGAAAAATGGTCAAGCGTGGTTATATGCTGCGTATCCTttctaagttttatttttccccaCTAGTCTTGCTTTTATTCGCTTGCACGGCTTCAATAAATTCAGGATTTGGGCTTTTTGCTTCAAATTTTACGGTTTATTGCTGTTAGTATTTGAGCTTCTTTTGGAAATTCTTAGttgaaaatacattttttataaaaagtatcaactgtacttttgttatttttcttgggAAAATGGTTTAACCGGCATTCCATTTTTGGtttcttctttttacttttgtttagTTAAAGGATTTCTTTAGgctctgtttggttgctgagagaGTTGAAATATGGTTTTAATTGAACTAAACCTAGTTAAACATACTTCAGGCTTTGCTGTTAAATGGGGTTTTGAATTCTCGGCCAAGCTTGAATATTTTTCagtactttttttctttattcaatgTCTTCAGCAACTAGGAGCGTTAGACTCTAGAAAAGGTTATAAccagtatttttaatatataacttttttttttttagttctatcaataaaacaaaaaaaggggaATAAGTGATGTGGTTTATATATTGAGCCGTGTGATTTCTTGACTGAATGAAATAATAGAGGAACTTGTGGCTCATTCAGCGAGTGTGAACTGCGTGAATATTGGGAAGAAGGCGTGCCGTCTTTTTATCACTGGCGGGGATGACCACAAAGTTAATCTTTGGGCGGTTGGGAAACCCAATTCCGTAATGGTTAGAGTTCAAATCTTATTCTACTGCATTATTCTTGAACTTGCCTAGGGGTGTAAGAATAACCCGGCAAACTGGTCTGGTTCCATGTTTGGGTCGGGTGGTGGTTTGTAGATTCGGTGTTTTTCCTAGTTTGGTTCGGTTCCGGTTTGCAGTTTGTGGACCAAACCTAAATGAACCGAATTAATATACTGTATAGTTTTTAgaactttttttatatactatattgaTTATACATATTGTAAAGATAATAATTATAGcttgaaattttaatcttattatttatacttgatATAAGCTTACTCatgcatgaatattaatattaaggggaggtttggataatgagttgagatgagatggattgagatgaaagttgaataaagattttttaatattattattgttttggaatttgaaaaagttgaattgtttcttatattttgtgtggaaagttgaaaaagttataacgattagatgagatgagttagagaGACTTTTGTATTCAAACTGGGCCAAGTTTTTAACATATTAAGTGTATAACATATACGTATATTGTATAGTGGTTAGTAAATTAGTGCATACTACATAGTATTTATCAAAACTATCACCTACCAATTAGTTGTTGCGCTTGCATATCTTAATATGCAGTAACTAGTATGTATTACATAGCActtattaattagatgattcaTTCATGCACATTagtaaattatttatgtataaattaacTTCCATTTTTATATGCTCCTTAACTCATTAACAATTTAATATCTTGGAGAGTATCGTGATATCAATGTTATTACACATAATCAGATTAAGGAATCTaatttatataatgtaaaaaagtttgggaaagaaatgagCGAAATATCGAACCAAACCAAAAGGTCAGATACATTCGGTTTCCTTGATGAATCGGTTGGTCAGGTTTTGATTATTACAAAACCAGATGGTTCAGTTTGGTTCACCAGTGAGCCTACTTGCCTAGTTAAATTAGGAATAGCGTATGAGTGTCTCCTTTGATGCACACTGGTTCAAAGTAATGAAAAACCATACAAATTAGAATGTGATAATATCTAATCAAAAGATTGGATATACACGAGATCTTTGCTTGTACAATGGGAAAACATttgtataaaagagaaatatatgtCAGTATAATTGATACACACAAAACCCACACCAATTCTTTGTTCAGATTTGCTTGTACACATGTTTCCAACATATAGTCTTGTACAGTGTGATCAACAAAATAAGTGCAGACTAAAGCTCGTGTAATTATATTTGGGACACAAGCACTCTTAGCATAACTCATGAGATGAAGTTCTATCCCTTAAATGGTCGATTAGAAACTACATGATAGTACGTTTATTCCTTTATTTGGATGCATTATAACTTTCTTTGTgtgttgtttgtgtttgtgttttttcgTTCCTCATTCCATATTGCACATTATaaggacatttttttttttcaagttaagTCATCTAAATAATTGGCAAGCTGGGTGATCCTTGCATGTGCCTGCCTCCCTAATTTTGAAACAACGTGCATGGATTAATATGTTGAAATCACCCCCTTATAATTGAGTTTCGAACTACCCttcttttataattgttttaaaccTAGTTTGATGAGGGCCATGCATTTGCTGGAACATTTCAATGAGTGTTGTTTTACATGTGCAGAGCCTGTGTGGCCATACAAGTCCAGTTGAATCGGTTGCTTTTGATTCGTCAGAAGTTTTGGTGCTTGCCGGAGCTTCTAATGGTGTGATAAAGCTCTGGGATTTGCAGGAAGTAAAGAGTAAGTCACTTCCTAGATTAGTTTCTTATTGCTTGATTCATCGAATTCTTTGATTGAAAGAACCATTACGTTGTTCTCTATATTACAAATAACAGATTATTAGTCGGGACTTTTTTCTTGGACACCTggttccaataaaaaataatagattatataatcTTAGGGCTGTAAGtaattcggtccggaccggcaaaaccgaccggaccgaattatggaccggtcggtctcggtcctAAAATATGTGGATTGATGACATTCGGTCCAGTCCTAGGGTCTACAAATTTTGGATCGGAATGGATCGAATTGGACCGAacccctatatatatttttaaaaatatttttaataatttaatatattatttttatatagtaattatataagttaataatgtaatttttatctaatttattatcattgacaatataaaatataaaataatatatgctatcaattaataataaataataaatcatgtgataatttatgtcattatatgtaaatagttaatacatcatacatttatacatattctactatttacacttaattaaaataattaggtaattgtttttaaatacctaagttgcaagcaagcgtgaataatctatatacaatgaaattatttgatattcattaacattggctcgagcggggTGTCGAACGTGACTCGAGCAAACACtggggtttgtgtctcgctcgagtCCACTGTCGCGTAAGACTCGAACGAACTCACTGTTTCTTgatttttcagctccaaaaccagtctctaccccaacaattaataattatgcatactaaagagtaaagtctaagttagtaagtagtaactatcaacatcataaatataattatagtaaaatatttttttaatgagttagttacataatccatattaataattcacttaattttaatttagtaacttaaataattttttattaatttatttgaaaaaaataaaaataaaataattaggccGGACCAAACGGACCGATAGCTACTGgtctggtctggtccggtccctatggatgttcggtccggtccctatggaTGTTAAGTCCGGTCCGGGTTTCAGTCCATCATCGGACCGGAccaatttacacccctatattAGCTGTTGtttctttaataataattgTTTTGGCAGAAAAAAAGGGAAGTTGACAAATGAAGTTGATACAAActttatatagatgatagaTAGTATTACCTACTCAGTGGGCTTTACCTGATAATCTTGGGGTGCTATTGTGGTTCCAATTTACTAGTTTGGGTTAGAATCTACAGAATTTTCCACTTTGGATTGCTGCATGAATTGTAAGATTAATTTGTGATTAAACTTCTgatctttttgttattgttattgaagTGTAGGGGTTCGAACTCTTACTGGACATAGTTCCAACTGCATTGCTGTTGAATTTCATCCGTTCGGAGAGTTCTTTGCATCTGGTTCCATGGATGCCAATCTAAAGATTTGGGATATTAGAAGGAAAGGATGCATCCACACATACAAGGGTCATACTCAAGGCATTAGTACAATCAAATTCACTCCCGATGGTCGATGGGTAGTTTCTGGTGGATTTGATAATATTGTAAAGGTACTAATTGATCACACCGCTAGTGTGCAGCTTGCAGCAAGTTTTTGTATAAATGTCTATAATCAGCAACTTCCTCTTACTGCTGAACAGGTGTGGGATCTAACGGCTGGAAAGCTCttgcatgattttaagttccATGAAGGACATATTCGATCGATAGATTTTCACCCACTTGAGTTTCTCTTAGCCACAGGTGAGCATCTGACCCAAAAGTTGGTTACAGACTTATGACTGTctgttaggaaaaaaaaaaaggctctgCATGATCGAGGAGGAGTTCTCAAAATGGTCCATAAGTCTCTAAGGAGGTGAAAATTGTATCCTGCATTTTTGTATTAGCCAttaggtttctttttttttttttgggggggggggggctataCAACAGGCACCTATGGtggttaattaattagttgttttttttataggtaagttGGTTAATTGCTGTTGCCTATCTTCTATTTAGTtcactaaaaaaattatgtacatAAACTGTAGCATACAAAACAAAACGTGCATAAACTGTGGCTTTGAACCTTTTAGTTGCCTATTTAACTATGTTTAATAAATGTATGTCAGGTTACCAACATTGAAGTTATGTGTAACATATATCTGATTCATTTCCTCTAGAACTGTTACCAACCTTTTAGTCGTTAGTAAGGTGTTGTAACATACAAATTGTTTTCCAGGTTCAGCAGACAGAACTGTTAAATTTTGGGATCTGGAAACCTTTGAACTGATTGGATCTGCCAGACCTGAGGTATATAGTGTGGTGTTCTCTGATCTGAAAGCTGCTTTATAAATTTAAGTATTGTAGAAGTTCAGTCTTCGTCTGGAAACTCAAAGACATGTACCAGGCCTCCATTTTTTTCCGTTCCTTATGTCAACTTTTCTCATTCTTTGGTTTGGTTAGAGAGAACTTCATATTCccttaataataatagatgagGATTTAATCCTACTTTTCTAAGAAGATAAGTTACTCCTTTCCAGGCTACAGGAGTACGTGCAATTGCTTTTCATCCCGATGGGAGAACTCTATTTTCTGGGGTGGAAGATAGTTTGAAGGTTTGGATTGTTCACACCCTGGAATTTTGTGAGATTGTGTTAGGATGGTACATAAACATCATATGTCCATGCTTATGAATTGTAGGTTTACTCATGGGAACCTGTAATATGTCATGATGCTGTTGATATGGGATGGTCAACACTTGGTGACCTATGCATTCATGATGGAAAGCTTCTGGCTTGCTCATACTATCGAAATTCTGTTGGAGTTTGGGCAGCAGATATATCGGTATCCACCATTATCTTTTCTAGTAACTTGTTCCTTATTATTTCTTGTTCTGTGGATCTTGAggtcaatttaaaaattatattctctgtGACAGCATATTGAGCCATATGCAGCTAATTCTATACCTGAGCAAAATGACTCTATGGAACAGAAAATTAACCTTAATTTCCCAGGAAGTCATTCTTCTGAGGATGTAGGAAGTGGTATCCGATCAGCTTCAGGTTTGCGGTGCATGTCTCCTGATTATGAAACGAAAGAGATAAAGAACATATATGTGGATTGTAAGTTTTATTTCTGCtttctgatttgttttttagaatataaataacAGTTTTTATAGTTTTGAAACAGCtgttgattctctaaatcatcaaatttttttaatatatttttttgttaatttgtatttttgcaCCTATTGTAAACAGTCTGGATCCAAGCATGTGGGAACTTTGGACTTGTCCAACATCTTACAGATATGGACTTTTAGTTTTCATCACAAGCTGCTTGGCTGGCTTATTAATTTTGGTTTGGTTTCTACTTACCcccaattaaaatatttataaagaaaaataaaacaataaaaaagaagaaaaatcattaaattaaatttctatCTTATTATGACGTCACATGAAATCATTCTTTTCAGTGTTTGGTATCACTTTTATGGCAGATCTTGGAGATTGGCTTCGCTTGCCTCCTCTCAAAATTGACCTCCCTTCATATTTTTTAGTTGGAGGAAATTTACTGTGATTTTTCTCGTACAATTCCACAGATTTCTAGATGCTTAGCACTATATAGTGGCTGAGCGTACTTGTGGAGATGGATTAAGATTGCATGTGGCCTGTTCTAGCCAAGCATAGTTAGCTCAGTATGGTGTGAAAGCAAGAGTAAGGGCGGCGATTTTGAAAGAATTTAGTGTCCTGTGCCCACAAAAAGGCTTAAGCATATGTATTTTGAAGTAATGGAAATTATACTTGGGTAGTAAAAAaccataaatcttattattgtCACACTTCCATTTTTTGAAGTAATGGTATATATACTTACGTAACAAAAGCCATTATCCTTGTTATAGTTGCACCTCATGTCATAATGGTCTCTAAATGAATAGGTAGGTTGACCAAGGTTCAAATCCAGAAAGTAGCGACAAATTTGCCGCCTTTTGCAGCTTGTTACATACCCTAGACCTGGATACCAACATAGTCCAGCCCATGTTAAGAGTGGGTTGGGGGTGCCTTGTAGCAAATGCGCATAAAGGCATATTCTAGCTTGTACTCAATTTGTTGAAAGTCTTGCTGGTTTTCTGATCCCAAACTAAGTCTGGGGTTGTGTAATTCAGAGATGTTCAGGTTTCTGATTATGAAGATAGATACAATTTGGTTCTGCCCAaattaatccaatgtggaggcCTAGCACATGGAGTGTGGTATGTGGCAGACAGGCTTTCATTGGTGTCTAATTTGACACAAGCACTAACTCATAACTCATATTATGATCATATAGATATTGTGCTTttattttcccttcattttcaTCCTACTTTCTCTAATGTGctgttttctcttatttgtaAAGCTGCTGGTGGGAAGCTTGTTACCTCACCAAGAGTTGAGTCCTTCAATTCTCTAAAAGTGGTAACCCCAAAGGAAATTAGTTGTTCGCCAACTAAGAAGGAAAGTCCTGTCGCAGGCTTGAATGCAAGATGTAATGAAAAAGTACTTGATAAGACATGCGTTGTGCCTAGCATTGTAGCTAGGGACAGCGCCGGCAGAAGAGATGGGGTCAATTCTGGAAAAGAATTGATAACCTTTTCAAGGACAAAGCGTGGTATGTTGCTCAAACCAGCTCATGCTCGGAGGCCATCAAATAGCAAAGTTGAGGTTGAGAGGCTGCCAGAAACTGTTGAATCTGGAAATTTGAGCAATGTGTCGAGCAATTTAGATAGtgcaataaattcaaaattccaATCCAAACTTGCATCAGAAGATGGATGTAGAAAATCATGTGAGGAAGAACGTTCTCATATCAAAGGTGTTGCTGAGAACCTTGAAAGAATTTTATCACCACAGAAGCCCTGTAGTCAGGAAAGCTGTAAGTTCATATACTATAGTGCTATGTGTTTACGATGGGTTGTGACTAGTTTTTTTCATTGCTTGTAGGGTTTCGTCTCCTTCTCCCTTCATTCACCTATTTCTTTCTACCCTCTAATTGTCCAATGAGTGTGTCTTGGTTGGCTGTTGATCTCCATTTACACTTTAAAAAAGCAAAGCCTTTAACCCTACAATCTCAGGTCACTCAACCAAAGTCTTGTACCATTCTGCTTTGTCAGAC from Juglans regia cultivar Chandler chromosome 4, Walnut 2.0, whole genome shotgun sequence encodes:
- the LOC108992579 gene encoding katanin p80 WD40 repeat-containing subunit B1 homolog isoform X1, translated to MVKRGYMLQELVAHSASVNCVNIGKKACRLFITGGDDHKVNLWAVGKPNSVMSLCGHTSPVESVAFDSSEVLVLAGASNGVIKLWDLQEVKRVRTLTGHSSNCIAVEFHPFGEFFASGSMDANLKIWDIRRKGCIHTYKGHTQGISTIKFTPDGRWVVSGGFDNIVKVWDLTAGKLLHDFKFHEGHIRSIDFHPLEFLLATGSADRTVKFWDLETFELIGSARPEATGVRAIAFHPDGRTLFSGVEDSLKVYSWEPVICHDAVDMGWSTLGDLCIHDGKLLACSYYRNSVGVWAADISHIEPYAANSIPEQNDSMEQKINLNFPGSHSSEDVGSGIRSASGLRCMSPDYETKEIKNIYVDSAGGKLVTSPRVESFNSLKVVTPKEISCSPTKKESPVAGLNARCNEKVLDKTCVVPSIVARDSAGRRDGVNSGKELITFSRTKRGMLLKPAHARRPSNSKVEVERLPETVESGNLSNVSSNLDSAINSKFQSKLASEDGCRKSCEEERSHIKGVAENLERILSPQKPCSQESCDESLSCNKGLSPVKIFNGVAVVQGRTRSLVERFERRESVNSNEEQTSTVSCVIPEMDKTPTMLKGVPQTSGRDWTSTNDRDVTDDLMQTHEVFLSTLRSRLTKLQVVRHFWERNDIKGAIGVLRKLPDHSVQADVASVLMEKMEILTLDLFSCLLPVLLGLLDSKVERHANVSLEMLLKLVAVFGSVIYSTVSAPPTVGVDLQAEQRLSCCNQCFIQLQKIQKILPELVRKGGLLAKSARELNLVLQES
- the LOC108992579 gene encoding katanin p80 WD40 repeat-containing subunit B1 homolog isoform X3 encodes the protein MDANLKIWDIRRKGCIHTYKGHTQGISTIKFTPDGRWVVSGGFDNIVKVWDLTAGKLLHDFKFHEGHIRSIDFHPLEFLLATGSADRTVKFWDLETFELIGSARPEATGVRAIAFHPDGRTLFSGVEDSLKVYSWEPVICHDAVDMGWSTLGDLCIHDGKLLACSYYRNSVGVWAADISHIEPYAANSIPEQNDSMEQKINLNFPGSHSSEDVGSGIRSASGLRCMSPDYETKEIKNIYVDSAGGKLVTSPRVESFNSLKVVTPKEISCSPTKKESPVAGLNARCNEKVLDKTCVVPSIVARDSAGRRDGVNSGKELITFSRTKRGMLLKPAHARRPSNSKVEVERLPETVESGNLSNVSSNLDSAINSKFQSKLASEDGCRKSCEEERSHIKGVAENLERILSPQKPCSQESCDESLSCNKGLSPVKIFNGVAVVQGRTRSLVERFERRESVNSNEEQTSTVSCVIPEMDKTPTMLKGVPQTSGRDWTSTNDRDVTDDLMQTHEVFLSTLRSRLTKLQVVRHFWERNDIKGAIGVLRKLPDHSVQADVASVLMEKMEILTLDLFSCLLPVLLGLLDSKVERHANVSLEMLLKLVAVFGSVIYSTVSAPPTVGVDLQAEQRLSCCNQCFIQLQKIQKILPELVRKGGLLAKSARELNLVLQES
- the LOC108992579 gene encoding katanin p80 WD40 repeat-containing subunit B1 homolog isoform X2, with the translated sequence MVKRGYMLQELVAHSASVNCVNIGKKACRLFITGGDDHKVNLWAVGKPNSVMSLCGHTSPVESVAFDSSEVLVLAGASNGVIKLWDLQEVKRVRTLTGHSSNCIAVEFHPFGEFFASGSMDANLKIWDIRRKGCIHTYKGHTQGISTIKFTPDGRWVVSGGFDNIVKVWDLTAGKLLHDFKFHEGHIRSIDFHPLEFLLATGSADRTVKFWDLETFELIGSARPEATGVRAIAFHPDGRTLFSGVEDSLKVYSWEPVICHDAVDMGWSTLGDLCIHDGKLLACSYYRNSVGVWAADISHIEPYAANSIPEQNDSMEQKINLNFPGSHSSEDVGSGIRSASGLRCMSPDYETKEIKNIYVDSAGGKLVTSPRVESFNSLKVVTPKEISCSPTKKESPVAGLNARCNEKVLDKTCVVPSIVARDSAGRRDGVNSGKELITFSRTKRGMLLKPAHARRPSNSKVEVERLPETVESGNLSNVSSNLDSAINSKFQSKLASEDGCRKSCEEERSHIKGVAENLERILSPQKPCSQESCDESLSCNKGLSPVKIFNGVAVVQGRTRSLVERFERRESVNSNEEQTSTVSCVIPEMDKTPTMLKGVPQTSGRDWTSTNDRDVTDDLMQTHEVFLSTLRSRLTKLQVVRHFWERNDIKGAIGVLRKLPDHSVGASRCGQCSYGENGDSYLRSVFLLASCAFGFA